The following proteins are encoded in a genomic region of Acidobacteriota bacterium:
- a CDS encoding HAD-IA family hydrolase, which produces MATPKLIFFDAGGTLFEPREAVGETYARLALRYEHRADAASLQAGFIRCFRAQPPLAFSGFGSSIELERLEYEWWRRLVFEVMAADDFPRFEEFFAAAFAHYRAPEAWRLFDDVRPTLQALNELGVRCAVLSNFDSRLHDLLRGFALADQFAGVHFSAQLGVAKPDVRIFEAALHFHGLRPAEAWHVGDSVREDFEGALNAGLGAWLIARQATGAGIRPAQLTRLDQLIGLVQQSRA; this is translated from the coding sequence ATGGCAACTCCGAAATTGATTTTCTTTGACGCGGGCGGGACGCTGTTTGAGCCACGCGAAGCTGTCGGCGAAACCTATGCCCGCTTGGCACTGCGCTATGAACATCGCGCCGATGCTGCATCCCTGCAAGCGGGTTTTATCCGCTGCTTTCGCGCGCAACCGCCGCTGGCCTTTTCAGGCTTCGGGTCATCCATTGAGTTAGAGCGATTGGAATATGAATGGTGGCGGCGGCTGGTGTTTGAGGTCATGGCGGCGGACGATTTTCCGCGCTTTGAGGAATTCTTTGCCGCTGCCTTTGCGCATTATCGCGCCCCCGAAGCCTGGCGGTTGTTCGACGATGTTCGGCCAACCTTGCAAGCACTGAATGAACTCGGCGTGCGCTGCGCGGTGCTCTCCAACTTCGATTCACGGTTGCATGATTTGCTGCGGGGCTTCGCGTTGGCAGACCAGTTTGCCGGTGTGCATTTTTCAGCGCAGTTAGGCGTGGCAAAACCGGATGTGCGCATTTTCGAAGCTGCTTTGCATTTTCATGGATTGCGTCCGGCAGAAGCTTGGCACGTGGGCGATTCGGTGCGGGAAGATTTTGAAGGGGCGCTGAACGCAGGCTTAGGGGCTTGGTTGATTGCGCGGCAGGCAACCGGCGCTGGAATCCGGCCAGCCCAATTAACGCGCTTAGACCAATTGATTGGACTGGTGCAACAAAGCCGCGCCTAA
- a CDS encoding DUF2156 domain-containing protein gives MAKLLGTYDNLAQAEAALAHLRAGGIEAQRLSVISAATPSAAKMAWKKPLLLGAAAGAGALFLLPGGGHLLLAGHLVRAAAIHKLALTAKAAASGMAAGGTVAWLKRLGLKRLALKEVEDALAAGRCALILQGDWRTQQRAARLLAATQNPAATKPANQRLLDLVQRYGWEHQSFLSLYDGMQVWWTSDPEAAVVYRQVGHVAIVVAAPLAPHADWHSVTARFLAWCEQNKLDCLMLPLGAEYAAVARACGMALLCVGESGYFKLPEWKPAGDRAKKVRAGVNQARKAGVRIEQYVPAQSDESTRTEIEELCQAWINTREVDALGWLLELDPFKLSEHKRYFLAREADGRLTGLLACSPIFARRGWYLEDLIRHPAATRGISELLVVEALRHLAAEGAQLATLATSPLAGIKPNELTGQFKQLARLLKLIYEHFDAFYHFKALHRFKAKFAPSYVEPDYVALYPPRVQLRMISSAMGVFDPAGFSGVIASKLHKVWQRLHKAQPDSEPVSALKSERLS, from the coding sequence ATGGCAAAACTGCTTGGCACTTATGACAATCTGGCGCAAGCCGAAGCCGCGCTGGCGCATTTACGCGCCGGCGGTATCGAGGCGCAACGCCTCAGCGTGATCAGCGCGGCGACGCCCAGCGCCGCCAAAATGGCTTGGAAGAAACCGCTGCTGTTGGGCGCTGCTGCCGGTGCGGGCGCCCTGTTTTTATTGCCGGGCGGGGGGCATCTGTTGCTAGCGGGACATTTGGTGCGGGCGGCGGCCATCCATAAGCTGGCCCTAACGGCCAAAGCGGCAGCCAGCGGCATGGCGGCGGGCGGTACGGTCGCATGGTTGAAACGCCTCGGCTTAAAACGCCTGGCCCTCAAAGAAGTCGAAGACGCGCTGGCGGCGGGGCGCTGCGCGCTGATCTTGCAAGGCGATTGGCGCACCCAACAACGCGCCGCGCGTCTGCTTGCCGCGACACAAAATCCAGCCGCAACCAAGCCAGCCAACCAACGCCTGTTGGATTTGGTGCAACGTTACGGCTGGGAGCATCAGTCGTTTCTTTCGCTTTACGACGGTATGCAGGTCTGGTGGACAAGCGATCCCGAAGCGGCGGTGGTGTATCGCCAGGTTGGGCACGTCGCCATCGTCGTGGCGGCGCCCTTGGCTCCGCACGCAGATTGGCACAGCGTGACCGCGCGTTTTCTAGCCTGGTGTGAGCAAAACAAGCTGGATTGTCTGATGCTGCCGCTCGGCGCGGAATATGCGGCGGTGGCGCGCGCTTGCGGGATGGCGCTGTTGTGCGTGGGTGAATCCGGCTATTTCAAATTGCCGGAGTGGAAACCCGCTGGCGACCGCGCCAAAAAAGTCCGCGCGGGCGTCAACCAGGCCCGCAAAGCCGGCGTGCGCATCGAGCAATATGTGCCCGCGCAAAGCGACGAAAGCACGCGCACGGAAATTGAAGAACTCTGCCAGGCCTGGATCAACACGCGCGAAGTGGACGCGCTGGGCTGGTTGCTCGAATTGGATCCGTTCAAACTGAGCGAACACAAACGGTACTTCCTGGCACGCGAGGCCGACGGGCGCCTGACGGGGCTGCTGGCCTGTTCGCCCATTTTTGCGCGGCGGGGCTGGTATCTCGAAGACCTGATCCGCCATCCGGCGGCTACGCGCGGCATCAGTGAATTGTTGGTGGTCGAAGCCCTGCGACATCTGGCTGCCGAAGGCGCGCAACTGGCGACGCTGGCAACCTCGCCACTAGCGGGCATCAAGCCGAACGAACTCACCGGCCAATTCAAACAACTGGCGCGACTGCTCAAACTGATTTACGAGCACTTTGACGCCTTCTATCACTTCAAAGCGCTGCATCGTTTCAAAGCCAAGTTTGCCCCCTCGTATGTCGAGCCGGATTATGTCGCCCTTTACCCGCCCCGTGTGCAGTTGCGCATGATCAGTTCGGCCATGGGCGTGTTTGATCCGGCGGGTTTTAGCGGCGTAATCGCCTCAAAGCTGCACAAGGTGTGGCAGCGGCTGCACAAAGCACAACCTGATAGTGAGCCAGTTTCGGCCCTGAAAAGTGAGCGCCTTTCGTGA
- a CDS encoding MgtC/SapB family protein — protein MIQISNQEILLRLLLAFFCGALIGIERQSQHKMAGLKTNCLVALGATNVTLVALLGFSNPAQVATGVITGIGFLGAGVIIHQGASVQGINSAATLWVTAGIGMALGIGRYTLALAVLVITLIEQVFLRALANWLDRRMAKAKSDSGKQADPPTSQSPLV, from the coding sequence ATGATACAGATTTCAAATCAAGAGATACTGTTGCGCTTGTTGTTGGCGTTCTTCTGTGGCGCCTTGATCGGTATTGAGCGGCAATCTCAGCACAAAATGGCCGGGCTGAAAACCAATTGCCTGGTGGCGTTGGGGGCCACCAATGTCACGCTCGTGGCCCTGCTGGGCTTCAGTAATCCGGCCCAGGTGGCGACGGGCGTGATCACCGGTATTGGGTTTCTCGGCGCAGGCGTCATCATTCATCAAGGGGCAAGTGTGCAAGGCATCAACTCCGCCGCAACCTTGTGGGTCACGGCAGGCATTGGCATGGCGCTGGGCATTGGCCGCTATACCCTGGCGCTGGCCGTGCTGGTCATTACCTTGATTGAGCAAGTGTTTTTGCGCGCCTTGGCGAATTGGTTGGATCGGCGTATGGCCAAGGCCAAAAGCGACTCGGGCAAGCAGGCAGATCCCCCAACGAGCCAGTCGCCGCTTGTGTGA